The following are encoded in a window of Arachis duranensis cultivar V14167 unplaced genomic scaffold, aradu.V14167.gnm2.J7QH unplaced_Scaffold_165934, whole genome shotgun sequence genomic DNA:
- the LOC107478943 gene encoding uncharacterized protein LOC107478943, with product MMSKSNSVRKHVLEKSKSVKETRYNNHNYNNNNKNNNHKALLSQSFFPKFLKKVYPIGLQKSNSSLSLSSISLSLSQNSNDSLSQADDSVTNTTPLDEKISLALRLISPQTTSHEVLRDDEVNINNSLPKIVHHQQQPSSLTILLNNDDDEPGELRRCNWITKNSDKVYIEFHDECWGVPAYDDNKLFELLALCGLLIDYNWTEILKRKETLREVFAEFDPNIVAKMEEKEIMDIISNKALSLADSRIMCIVDNAKCIMKIVREFGSFSSYIWGYVNHKPIINRYRYPRNVPLRSPKSEALSKDLVKRGFRFVGPVIVHSFMQAAGLTIDHLLHCYRHSDCVRLAERPWRHI from the exons atgATGTCTAAATCAAATAGTGTAAGAAAACATGTTCTTGAGAAGAGCAAGAGTGTGAAAGAAACACGttataataatcataattataataataataataaaaataataatcataaagCATTATTGAGCCAAAGTTTCTTCccaaaattcttaaagaaagTTTACCCAATTGGTCTTCAAAAAAGCAACTCCTCTTTGTCTTTGTCTTCAATATCATTGTCTTTGTCTCAAAACTCAAATGATTCATTGTCTCAAGCTGATGATTCGGTCACTAATACTACTCCACTTGATGAGAAGATTTCATTGGCATTGCGTTTGATTTCACCACAAACTACTAGTCATGAAGTTCTTAGAGATGACGAGGTTAATATTAATAACTCACTGCCTAAAAttgttcatcatcaacaacaaccaaGTTCACTAACAATATTACtcaacaatgatgatgatgagccTGGTGAATTGAGAAGATGCAATTGGATCACAAAGAATAGTG ATAAGGTGTATATAGAATTTCATGATGAATGCTGGGGAGTTCCAGCTTATGATGACAA CAAATTGTTTGAACTGCTAGCATTGTGTGGATTGCTCATTGATTACAATTGGACAGAAATTCTAAAAAGAAAGGAAACACTtag AGAAGTTTTTGCTGAGTTTGATCCAAATATTGTTGCAAAAATGGAGGAAAAGGAAATCATGGACATAATATCAAACAAGGCACTTTCTTTAGCAGATAGTAGAATCATGTGCATAGTAGACAATGCTAAATGCATAATGAAG ATTGTGAGAGAATTTGGATCATTCAGTAGCTACATATGGGGGTATGTGAACCACAAACCAATAATAAACAGATACAGGTACCCAAGAAATGTGCCATTGAGAAGCCCAAAATCTGAGGCCCTTAGTAAGGACTTGGTCAAACGTGGGTTTAGGTTTGTGGGCCCAGTTATTGTTCACTCTTTCATGCAAGCTGCAGGGTTGACCATTGACCATCTTCTTCATTGTTATAGGCATAGTGATTGTGTGAGACTAGCTGAAAGACCTTGGAGGCATATCTAA
- the LOC127743986 gene encoding uncharacterized protein LOC127743986 → MALEAGAFESIHPSRFICFTIPNPSCSDSLLRVAVLDSHIQPADDSPQVGGMLVPDGREADWIFSTKSGHSQLLYSSQGISRLILVGNQPKEGDCTSNIYHRPLECSLHQQGFEVWSKPLLLALSPRSLFKNGIPEIALLNYEDNLISSVVIHRCVGYLVGEMLVEDVEIEMESENGVHHSSLKREFRRRLRFKRMPNLIQTEIHIVPETDHSCDGVSIKDVEFMLDHRVLVHPYLAPMVASLSLISENIARQIQDGFKPKALCLGVGGGALLTFLTTQLGFEVTGVENDGEVLSVAKHYFGLEADESIRVVIGDGIEFTKKIADHKKMYNGSSFASSEHNDFDHFLDAKISHNFDVVMVDLDSRDIRNGTSSPPLEFVRRDVLLAAKSILSENGILVINVIPLSKSFYESLENHLHEVFCELHKIDVRNGENFVLIAAVSPQISPVSDHCDSFLMQLKSVIPESWINSISKI, encoded by the coding sequence ATGGCCCTTGAAGCAGGAGCATTCGAAAGCATTCATCCTTCTCGCTTTATCTGCTTCACTATACCGAATCCATCTTGTTCAGATTCGCTGCTCCGAGTTGCTGTGCTTGACTCGCATATCCAACCTGCTGATGACAGCCCTCAAGTTGGTGGCATGTTAGTTCCGGATGGCCGTGAAGCGGATTGGATCTTCTCTACCAAATCAGGTCATTCTCAGCTTCTGTATAGTTCTCAGGGAATATCTCGTTTAATTTTGGTAGGAAACCAACCCAAGGAGGGTGATTGTACATCGAATATTTATCATCGTCCATTAGAATGTTCATTGCATCAGCAGGGATTCGAGGTGTGGTCTAAGCCTCTTCTCTTGGCTTTGTCTCCTAGATCTCTGTTCAAGAATGGTATCCCTGAGATAGCCCTTTTGAATTATGAAGACAATTTAATTTCTAGTGTAGTAATTCATCGATGCGTTGGATATCTTGTTGGTGAGATGTTGGTTgaagatgttgaaattgaaatggaaagtgAGAATGGTGTTCATCATAGTAGCCTTAAAAGAGAGTTTCGAAGGCGGTTGAGGTTTAAGAGGATGCCTAATTTGATTCAAACAGAGATTCATATAGTTCCAGAAACAGATCATAGTTGTGATGGTGTAAGCATCAAAGATGTGGAGTTTATGCTTGATCATCGGGTTTTGGTGCATCCTTACTTGGCCCCAATGGTGGCTAGTCTTTCGTTGATCAGCGAAAACATTGCAAGGCAAATTCAAGATGGGTTTAAACCAAAAGCTTTATGCCTTGGGGTTGGAGGTGGAGCTTTGCTTACTTTCTTGACAACTCAATTGGGTTTTGAGGTCACAGGTGTGGAGAACGATGGCGAAGTTTTGAGTGTGGCAAAGCACTATTTTGGATTGGAAGCTGATGAATCCATTCGAGTTGTTATCGGAGATGGAATTGAATTTACGAAGAAGATTGCAGACCACAAAAAGATGTACAATGGTAGTTCTTTTGCTAGTTCTGAGCATAATGATTTTGATCACTTTTTAGATGCCAAGATCAGCCATAATTTTGATGTTGTTATGGTAGATTTAGATTCAAGAGACATACGAAACGGCACTAGTTCGCCGCCGTTGGAATTTGTTAGAAGGGATGTTCTTCTTGCTGCTAAATCAATTCTGTCCGAAAACGGAATTCTTGTTATTAATGTCATTCCTCTGAGCAAGTCTTTCTATGAGTCCCTGGAAAACCATTTGCATGAAGTTTTCTGTGAACTGCACAAGATAGATGTAAGAAATGGTGAAAATTTCGTTCTTATTGCTGCTGTATCGCCTCAGATTTCTCCTGTTTCGGATCATTGCGATTCATTTCTCATGCAATTGAAATCAGTGATTCCAGAATCATGGATAAATTCCATAAGCAAGATATGA